The following coding sequences are from one Eucalyptus grandis isolate ANBG69807.140 chromosome 11, ASM1654582v1, whole genome shotgun sequence window:
- the LOC104427122 gene encoding LOW QUALITY PROTEIN: exopolygalacturonase (The sequence of the model RefSeq protein was modified relative to this genomic sequence to represent the inferred CDS: inserted 2 bases in 2 codons): MDRFSASRTPVSRSGMIEKIQGPKIWKLAISSINGSSAKGKDQPNSVLFLSSWKVFNVATYGAKGDGSSDISQALLSAWKEACASTTPAKVLIPGGTFALTEVALDGPCKXPVEFELQGTLKAPADPSLFKTDGWVVFQHIDGLTMSGGGTFDGQGKTAWGQNDCDKNTDCRTLPTNLRFNFVTNALIHDVTTLDSKNFQVNVLGAKNMTFQNFHVNAPADSINTDGIHIGRSDGVNILDSDIKTGDDCVSLGDGSRQITVKXVTCGPGHGISVGSLGKYENEEPVEGVFVTNCTIIGADNGVRIKTWPASKPGTASDMHFEDIQMDNVLNPVILDQGYCPFDQCKAGVPSLIKISKVSFKKIRGTSASQVAVKVLCSQSVPCQEVEIADIDLVYNGPEGPATSECANVKPVLSGKLNPAACAKPNIPTKVKISDVSFRDIRGTSATPLAEKLGCGRGVPCQKLELADINLRYKGRNGAATSQCANVKPTITGKSSLPSAWGCEVDRSSYSPGM; encoded by the exons ATGGATCGATTCTCCGCAAGCAGGACCCCGGTTTCGAGATCTGGCATGATAGAGAAAATCCAGGGACCCAAAATATGGAAGTTGGCAATCAGCAG TATAAATGGCTCCAGCGCCAAGGGGAAAGATCAACCCAACAGcgtcctctttctttcttcttggaag GTCTTTAACGTCGCGACTTACGGTGCAAAGGGCGATGGCAGTTCAGACATTAGCCAG GCCTTGCTGAGTGCATGGAAAGAGGCGTGCGCATCCACCACTCCTGCTAAAGTGCTGATCCCGGGGGGAACGTTCGCGCTGACGGAGGTTGCCCTGGACGGCCCCTGCA GCCCCGTGGAGTTCGAGCTCCAAGGCACATTGAAGGCCCCAGCGGACCCGAGCCTCTTCAAGACCGACGGTTGGGTCGTGTTCCAACACATTGACGGCCTCACCATGTCGGGCGGCGGGACCTTTGACGGCCAGGGCAAGACAGCCTGGGGGCAGAACGACTGCGACAAGAACACGGACTGCCGTACTCTCCCCACC AATTTGAGGTTCAACTTCGTCACCAATGCCTTAATCCATGACGTAACGACGCTCGACAGCAAGAATTTCCAGGTAAACGTCTTGGGCGCCAAGAACATGACGTTCCAGAATTTCCACGTGAATGCGCCGGCCGACAGCATCAACACGGACGGGATCCACATTGGACGGTCGGACGGGGTCAACATCCTCGACAGCGACATCAAGACAGGGGACGACTGCGTCTCCCTTGGTGACGGGAGCCGGCAGATCACTGTCA GGGTGACCTGCGGTCCGGGCCACGGCATCAGCGTCGGCAGCCTCGGGAAGTATGAAAACGAAGAGCCCGTGGAGGGTGTCTTCGTCACGAACTGCACCATCATTGGTGCGGATAACGGTGTGAGGATCAAGACTTGGCCTGCGTCGAAACCCGGCACGGCTTCTGACATGCATTTCGAGGATATCCAGATGGACAATGTCCTCAACCCTGTGATCCTAGACCAGGGATACTGCCCATTTGACCAGTGCAAAGCAGGG GTTCCTTCCCTTATCAAGATAAGCAAAGTCAGCTTCAAGAAAATCAGGGGAACCTCAGCATCCCAGGTCGCGGTGAAGGTCTTGTGCAGCCAAAGCGTGCCGTGCCAAGAAGTCGAGATTGCGGACATCGACCTCGTGTATAATGGCCCCGAAGGCCCCGCCACATCAGAGTGTGCCAACGTCAAGCCTGTGCTCTCTGGCAAGCTAAACCCTGCGGCTTGTGCCAAG CCAAACATTCCCACAAAGGTCAAGATCTCAGATGTGAGCTTTAGGGACATCCGAGGAACGTCTGCAACACCACTTGCTGAGAAGCTTGGTTGTGGAAGAGGAGTGCCTTGCCAGAAACTGGAGCTTGCTGATATTAACTTGAGGTATAAAGGGAGGAACGGGGCCGCCACGTCGCAGTGCGCGAACGTAAAGCCTACGATCACCGGGAAATCATCCCTGCCCTCTGCGTGGGGTTGCGAAGTTGACCGATCTTCATATTCACCGGGCATGTGA